One genomic window of Candidatus Nitrosopumilus sediminis includes the following:
- a CDS encoding cache domain-containing protein codes for MKSFVSISTKLIILMLAISIASIAVTTGLAYNFTDTIIKNNIKESLKDESETRGNTISSIIESRINKLQSFSQNQAIKNAFNVLIPGIDDVSFHNILEEQLPLIQTEFYSFQLNEFEAGLRDLQIINMRGKPIFSLNEKIDPITYIKGNFKVSKPTVEFVQDVDKTRLIKISLPIFSENGNQQGVLIASMGSGVFDNVLLNRFGLHDTGEVYLVNQNRMMISESIFLENTPFNQKVDTFAVSECFDNGKNVEAEVYPDYRNVDIFGYSYCAKDLGFVLLTEVDESAILKPITELQNMIILVGISLIVIASVVTFILSRRISQPILKLRDAAQQLSSGNFDVRTNIQTNDEIEQLSTSFDDMAKTIQETISAIGKRENIIKQQGNILSRFFEEKHDSYVCLIDLVGSLKITKSLTIEQKQQYGKIFSDAVIPIIKKYKGIPIKIVDDAILFYFPLTEDEDVLTNMLKCCLELSKMDKEINAKTKSENLPGISYRISSAFGLVHEAKTSDSSLDDIFGEPVNIAFKINQYALPNTIVIDNSVYERAKKLDFKFTKLDQSLIRDLEYSIFIVT; via the coding sequence ATGAAATCTTTTGTAAGTATCAGTACCAAACTAATTATTTTGATGCTTGCAATCAGTATAGCATCAATAGCTGTAACCACTGGGCTTGCGTATAATTTCACAGACACTATAATTAAAAACAACATCAAAGAATCCCTAAAAGATGAATCTGAAACAAGGGGTAATACAATTTCTTCAATAATTGAATCAAGAATTAACAAACTTCAGAGTTTTTCTCAGAATCAGGCAATCAAAAATGCATTTAATGTATTAATCCCTGGAATTGATGATGTATCATTTCATAATATTTTAGAAGAACAACTACCACTAATTCAAACCGAATTTTATTCATTTCAACTAAATGAATTTGAAGCTGGATTACGAGATCTTCAAATTATTAACATGCGAGGAAAACCTATCTTCTCATTAAATGAAAAAATTGATCCAATAACATACATCAAAGGTAATTTCAAAGTCAGCAAGCCTACTGTGGAATTTGTACAGGATGTAGACAAAACTAGATTGATAAAAATATCATTGCCGATATTCTCTGAAAATGGTAATCAGCAGGGTGTATTGATTGCATCAATGGGAAGTGGGGTCTTTGATAATGTGTTGCTTAATAGATTTGGGTTACATGATACTGGTGAAGTTTATCTAGTAAACCAAAACAGAATGATGATTTCAGAATCTATCTTTTTAGAAAATACGCCATTTAATCAAAAAGTAGACACATTTGCAGTCTCAGAATGTTTTGATAATGGTAAAAATGTTGAAGCAGAAGTTTATCCTGATTACCGAAATGTAGACATCTTTGGATATTCTTATTGTGCTAAAGACTTGGGATTTGTTTTATTGACTGAGGTTGATGAATCTGCTATTCTCAAACCTATAACAGAATTACAAAATATGATAATTCTAGTTGGAATCAGTCTTATTGTCATTGCAAGTGTTGTTACTTTTATTCTCTCAAGAAGAATATCTCAACCAATTCTCAAACTACGTGATGCTGCACAACAATTGTCTTCAGGCAATTTTGATGTACGAACAAACATTCAAACAAATGATGAGATTGAACAGCTATCAACATCATTTGACGATATGGCAAAAACCATTCAAGAAACAATTTCAGCTATAGGTAAACGAGAAAATATTATCAAACAACAAGGCAATATTTTATCCAGATTTTTTGAAGAAAAACACGATAGCTATGTATGTCTTATAGACTTGGTAGGTTCTCTTAAGATAACAAAATCATTGACTATAGAACAAAAACAACAATACGGTAAAATTTTCTCTGATGCTGTTATTCCTATTATAAAAAAATACAAAGGAATCCCAATCAAAATAGTGGATGATGCAATTCTTTTCTATTTCCCCTTGACTGAAGATGAGGATGTTTTGACAAATATGCTCAAATGTTGTCTTGAATTATCAAAAATGGATAAGGAGATCAATGCTAAAACAAAGTCTGAAAATCTTCCTGGAATTTCATATAGAATCAGTTCTGCATTTGGACTGGTCCATGAAGCAAAAACATCTGATTCCTCATTGGATGATATTTTTGGAGAACCTGTCAACATCGCCTTTAAGATTAATCAATATGCATTACCCAATACGATCGTAATAGATAATTCAGTATATGAGAGAGCCAAGAAACTAGATTTCAAGTTTACAAAACTGGATCAAAGTCTCATCAGGGATTTGGAATATTCTATTTTTATTGTCACTTAG
- a CDS encoding multicopper oxidase domain-containing protein, protein MKQNTTILVAIGVLIGFSIAFVAFIQSPEIQTTSAESSDVYPKFTNPNPKTLSYTLIAQDAEIEVSPGVKAKVWTYNGTVPAPTLRFDEGDDVTVKFVNETPYAHTIHFHGTHDSVNDGVFPQIMPGEEYTYHFVAHEAGLFMYHCHAFPTSEHVRMGMFGAMIIDPAIRPMEPAREYFFTLSEFDPNNALEYFTEFYPVNGYANQYMDNPIQVVSGELTRFYVVGIGGVLQSPFHVHSTIMKVYPSGILWNEPYFAQTHLIGNGDTAIIEATWDTPGKYLFHVHGIQEERGSMAIIEVLENTSSLSEIQTPSNSEGSYSMIEWQEDLIRSLEQPKLIKYDNLGESQVIDAEKIKIDKVTIVKDSWNPDVVESYDPTAIEITSGTTVTWTNEDFVVHTVTDDENTFDSGFIQAGKTWSNTFEKPGEYGYLCTLHPWMKGTVSVN, encoded by the coding sequence ATGAAACAAAATACAACAATATTGGTAGCGATTGGAGTTTTAATTGGATTCAGTATTGCATTTGTAGCATTTATTCAATCCCCTGAAATTCAAACTACCTCTGCTGAATCATCTGATGTATATCCCAAATTTACAAATCCTAATCCTAAGACATTATCTTATACGTTAATTGCTCAAGATGCTGAAATTGAAGTGTCACCGGGTGTCAAAGCCAAAGTGTGGACATACAATGGAACAGTACCTGCACCAACTCTAAGATTTGATGAGGGTGATGATGTTACCGTTAAATTTGTCAATGAAACTCCTTATGCCCATACAATCCATTTCCATGGAACACATGATTCAGTAAATGATGGTGTCTTTCCACAGATAATGCCTGGTGAGGAATACACATATCATTTTGTTGCACATGAAGCTGGTTTGTTCATGTATCACTGCCATGCATTTCCAACATCTGAACATGTGAGAATGGGAATGTTTGGTGCAATGATAATTGATCCTGCAATACGTCCAATGGAACCTGCACGAGAATACTTTTTCACTCTAAGTGAGTTTGATCCTAATAATGCGTTAGAGTACTTTACAGAATTTTATCCAGTAAATGGATATGCAAACCAGTACATGGATAATCCAATTCAAGTGGTTTCAGGAGAATTAACCAGATTCTATGTAGTTGGAATTGGTGGTGTATTGCAATCTCCCTTCCATGTGCATAGTACAATAATGAAAGTATATCCATCAGGAATTTTGTGGAATGAACCATATTTTGCACAGACCCATCTAATTGGAAACGGGGATACTGCCATAATTGAAGCAACATGGGACACTCCAGGAAAATATCTTTTCCATGTTCATGGTATTCAAGAAGAACGTGGCTCTATGGCAATAATTGAAGTGCTAGAAAATACATCATCATTATCTGAAATTCAAACTCCAAGTAACAGTGAAGGAAGTTATTCAATGATAGAGTGGCAAGAAGATTTGATAAGATCATTGGAACAACCTAAACTAATCAAATATGATAACTTGGGAGAATCCCAAGTAATTGATGCAGAGAAAATTAAAATAGACAAAGTAACTATTGTGAAAGATTCATGGAATCCTGATGTTGTAGAGTCTTATGATCCTACTGCAATTGAAATTACTTCAGGTACTACTGTAACTTGGACAAACGAAGACTTTGTTGTACACACTGTAACTGATGATGAAAATACGTTTGATTCAGGATTTATTCAAGCAGGAAAAACTTGGTCTAACACGTTTGAAAAACCTGGGGAATATGGATATCTTTGCACATTACATCCTTGGATGAAAGGAACTGTCAGTGTAAATTAG
- a CDS encoding multicopper oxidase domain-containing protein has product MDRTIVMMIAVISLGVTLGLVFLTFESPIQSFAENTSIHNPPTTHNFTVIAEDTTLEIAPGIRVEAWTYNGTIPGPTLRATEGDRVIINFINNGKLPHTMHFHGDHNEKNDGVFQEVLPGESYIYDFVAEPAGTFMYHCHVMPVSEHVRNGLYGAFIVDPKEGLEPAREYVLVKGEYDLEDQETWTPDYVFFNGYADQYWSNPLPAKTGELVRLYYVDMGAIPAYGFHIHGTIFDTIISGIWENEPIKTQTWEVGPGNAAIFEATWKEPGRYLFHLHGIPEEKGTMGYFDVRDASSDAIDGVNVSKNKSIDMWNWQKQISLNLQIPDKNAKVTETVASTSNHEEHSILAQLNAEDHQIIETTLCDVEEGSAIKSSNKSFYPKLTQIQVGDTITWTNKDNSVHTVTSNDGLFDSGMMMPGDTFDQTFEDVGLYEYYCMLHPWMTGAVKSI; this is encoded by the coding sequence ATGGATAGAACTATTGTGATGATGATTGCTGTCATTTCTCTTGGAGTTACACTTGGTTTGGTGTTCTTAACTTTTGAATCTCCGATTCAGTCATTTGCAGAAAATACTTCTATCCATAATCCCCCAACAACACATAACTTTACTGTGATAGCTGAAGATACAACTCTTGAGATTGCACCTGGAATTAGAGTTGAAGCTTGGACTTACAATGGAACTATACCTGGCCCAACATTAAGGGCAACTGAAGGTGATAGGGTAATTATTAATTTTATCAATAATGGAAAGCTTCCACATACGATGCATTTCCATGGGGATCATAATGAGAAAAATGATGGAGTTTTTCAAGAGGTTCTTCCTGGCGAATCATACATCTATGATTTTGTTGCAGAACCTGCAGGTACTTTCATGTATCATTGTCATGTAATGCCTGTTTCTGAACATGTTAGAAACGGCTTGTATGGTGCATTCATTGTAGACCCAAAGGAAGGGTTAGAACCTGCTAGAGAATATGTTCTTGTAAAAGGTGAATATGACTTGGAAGACCAAGAGACTTGGACTCCTGATTATGTTTTCTTTAATGGATATGCTGATCAATACTGGTCAAATCCATTACCTGCAAAGACTGGCGAGTTGGTGAGATTATACTATGTTGATATGGGTGCAATCCCTGCATATGGATTTCATATTCATGGAACAATATTTGATACAATAATATCTGGAATTTGGGAAAACGAACCAATCAAAACTCAGACATGGGAGGTAGGACCTGGCAATGCTGCAATATTTGAAGCAACATGGAAAGAACCTGGAAGATATCTTTTCCATTTACATGGAATTCCTGAAGAGAAAGGTACTATGGGTTACTTTGATGTACGTGATGCATCTTCTGATGCAATTGACGGAGTAAATGTATCGAAAAATAAATCTATAGATATGTGGAATTGGCAAAAACAAATTTCATTAAACTTGCAAATACCTGACAAAAATGCAAAAGTCACAGAAACAGTTGCAAGCACATCAAATCATGAGGAACATAGTATTCTTGCACAACTCAATGCAGAGGATCATCAAATAATCGAGACCACTCTTTGTGATGTTGAAGAAGGTTCTGCAATAAAGTCTTCAAACAAATCATTCTATCCAAAGTTAACTCAAATTCAAGTTGGAGATACAATTACCTGGACAAACAAGGACAATTCAGTTCATACTGTGACAAGCAATGATGGACTCTTTGATTCTGGAATGATGATGCCTGGTGATACATTTGATCAAACATTTGAAGATGTGGGATTGTATGAATACTATTGCATGCTTCATCCTTGGATGACAGGAGCCGTAAAATCTATTTGA
- a CDS encoding thioredoxin domain-containing protein yields MVKNHLASETSPYLLQHVNNPVDWYGWNDESLKKAKDENKPIFLSIGYSSCHWCHVMAHESFENEDVAKFMNENFINIKVDREERPDIDDIYQKVCQIATGQGGWPLSVFLTPDQKPFYVGTYFPVLDSYGRPGFGSICRQLSQAWKEKPNDIETSAKRFIDALTKAEAIQVPSKLERILLDEAAMNLFQLGDATYGGFGSAPKFPNAANISFLFRYAKLSGLTKFNEFALKTLKKMANGGIFDQIGGGFSRYSTDAKWLVPHFEKMLYDNALISVNYAEAFQITKDPFYLEVLRKTLDFVLREMTSPEGGFYSAYDADSEGVEGKYYVWKKSEIKEILGDDADLFCLYYDVTDGGNWEGNNILCNNLNISTVAFNFGISETEVKKIINLCSKKLLKVRSSRIPPGLDDKILVSWNSLMITALAKGYRVTGDILYLNAAKNCISFIENNLLVNDKLLRTYKNGTAKIDGYLEDYSYFINALLDVFEIEPDEKYLKLSLKLAHHLVNHFWDSKNNNFFMTSDDHEKLIIRPKSNYDLSLPSGNSVSAFALLRLYHLSQDSTFLKITTKIMESQAQMAAENPFGFGYLLNTISMYIQKPVEITIINTENPKICESLLLDYLPNSIMITIRDASQLENLSEYPFFAGKSFEDKTTVFVCKDFTCSLPLRTLDEIHSNL; encoded by the coding sequence ATGGTTAAAAATCATCTCGCTTCTGAAACAAGTCCATATCTACTTCAACACGTAAACAACCCTGTTGATTGGTATGGCTGGAATGACGAGTCACTAAAAAAAGCAAAAGATGAAAACAAACCTATCTTTCTAAGTATTGGATATAGTTCATGTCATTGGTGTCATGTAATGGCACATGAATCATTTGAAAATGAAGATGTTGCAAAATTCATGAATGAGAATTTCATTAACATCAAAGTTGACAGAGAAGAACGACCTGATATTGATGATATTTATCAAAAAGTTTGTCAGATAGCAACAGGTCAAGGTGGTTGGCCCTTGAGTGTTTTTCTTACTCCTGATCAAAAACCCTTCTATGTTGGAACTTATTTTCCAGTTTTAGATTCTTATGGACGTCCAGGATTTGGAAGTATTTGCAGACAGCTCTCACAAGCTTGGAAGGAAAAACCAAACGATATTGAAACTTCAGCTAAGCGATTTATTGATGCATTGACAAAGGCAGAAGCAATTCAAGTTCCTTCAAAATTGGAAAGAATACTTCTTGATGAAGCTGCTATGAATCTATTTCAACTGGGTGATGCAACTTATGGTGGATTTGGGTCTGCTCCAAAATTTCCAAATGCTGCAAACATTTCATTCCTTTTCAGATATGCCAAACTTAGTGGATTGACAAAATTCAATGAATTTGCGCTCAAAACCCTCAAAAAAATGGCAAATGGTGGAATATTTGATCAAATTGGAGGTGGCTTTTCTAGATACTCTACAGATGCGAAATGGCTTGTCCCTCATTTTGAAAAAATGCTCTATGACAATGCACTGATTTCGGTAAATTATGCTGAAGCATTTCAAATTACAAAAGACCCTTTTTATCTTGAAGTTTTACGAAAAACTCTTGATTTTGTTTTACGTGAAATGACTTCTCCAGAAGGGGGATTCTATTCCGCATATGATGCTGATTCTGAAGGTGTAGAAGGGAAATACTATGTTTGGAAGAAAAGTGAAATCAAGGAAATTCTTGGGGATGACGCTGATTTATTCTGTCTTTACTATGATGTGACTGATGGAGGGAACTGGGAAGGAAATAACATACTATGTAACAATCTGAACATATCTACAGTTGCATTTAATTTTGGAATTTCTGAAACTGAGGTTAAAAAAATAATTAATCTGTGTTCTAAAAAATTGTTAAAAGTTCGTTCTTCTCGCATTCCACCTGGATTAGACGATAAAATATTAGTTTCATGGAATTCTCTGATGATTACTGCATTAGCAAAGGGGTATCGTGTTACAGGTGATATTCTGTATTTGAACGCTGCAAAAAATTGTATTTCTTTTATTGAAAACAATTTACTTGTTAATGACAAATTATTACGAACATACAAAAATGGAACTGCAAAAATTGATGGGTATTTAGAAGATTATTCTTATTTTATCAATGCACTATTGGATGTGTTTGAAATCGAACCTGATGAAAAATATTTGAAACTATCTTTGAAATTGGCGCATCATTTAGTCAATCATTTCTGGGATTCTAAAAACAATAACTTCTTTATGACTTCTGATGATCATGAGAAATTAATTATTCGACCCAAGAGCAATTATGATTTATCATTACCTTCTGGAAATTCTGTATCTGCGTTTGCCTTACTTAGATTGTATCATCTGTCCCAAGACTCGACTTTTCTTAAAATTACTACAAAAATAATGGAATCTCAGGCACAAATGGCTGCTGAAAACCCCTTTGGATTTGGATATTTGCTAAATACAATTTCTATGTATATTCAAAAACCTGTCGAAATTACTATCATTAATACTGAAAATCCCAAAATATGCGAATCACTTCTTTTGGATTATTTACCAAATTCTATCATGATAACAATTCGTGATGCTTCTCAATTAGAAAATCTTTCAGAATATCCTTTCTTTGCTGGAAAATCCTTTGAAGACAAAACTACTGTCTTTGTTTGTAAGGATTTTACTTGTTCTTTACCTCTTCGTACTCTTGATGAAATTCATTCAAATCTTTAG
- a CDS encoding alcohol dehydrogenase catalytic domain-containing protein translates to MEKMRAMMLEKCAKIETNPLKLTQIDRHEIRRPNEILLKIEACGVCHSQLHGIEGDWQDIGIPPSLPTVPGHEVVGKVVEIGDSVTKFKVGDRAGITPLLEACKECQYCKEGKEYLCESSVILGESLKGGYTEYVTVTEDFATKVPESMKSEYAAPLFCAGITAYKAVKAAEPQTHKKIGIFGIGGVGHMAIQFAKVENCDVIAFSRSQNHLDVARRLGAIDAIVFSENQEELLSKIKEKHGMLDAAIVFAPADIVTDTAIKSVKKGGLIVIATVGENPAFMAFEEKTIRGTLIGSTKDMEQVIKICDENNLEVITQTFPLEKANEALKKLKDSQIEARGVLIP, encoded by the coding sequence ATGGAAAAAATGCGTGCCATGATGCTTGAAAAATGTGCAAAAATTGAAACAAATCCATTAAAACTAACCCAAATTGACAGACATGAGATTAGACGCCCAAATGAGATTTTACTGAAAATTGAAGCATGTGGGGTATGCCACTCACAACTTCATGGAATTGAAGGAGATTGGCAAGACATTGGCATCCCACCATCACTGCCAACAGTTCCAGGACACGAAGTAGTTGGCAAAGTAGTAGAAATTGGAGACAGTGTTACAAAATTTAAAGTTGGAGACCGAGCAGGAATCACTCCACTGTTAGAGGCTTGTAAAGAGTGCCAATATTGCAAAGAAGGAAAAGAGTATCTTTGTGAATCATCAGTAATTTTAGGAGAATCACTCAAGGGAGGATATACAGAATACGTAACAGTTACAGAAGATTTTGCAACCAAAGTTCCAGAATCAATGAAATCAGAATATGCAGCACCATTATTTTGTGCAGGAATCACAGCATACAAAGCAGTAAAAGCTGCTGAACCACAAACTCATAAAAAAATTGGGATTTTTGGAATTGGTGGAGTAGGGCACATGGCAATACAGTTTGCCAAAGTTGAAAACTGTGATGTCATTGCATTTTCAAGATCACAAAATCATCTAGATGTTGCAAGAAGATTAGGAGCAATAGATGCAATAGTGTTTTCTGAAAATCAAGAAGAACTTTTATCCAAAATTAAAGAAAAACATGGAATGCTAGATGCTGCAATTGTTTTTGCACCAGCAGACATTGTAACAGATACTGCAATAAAGTCAGTAAAGAAAGGAGGATTGATCGTGATTGCAACAGTTGGGGAGAATCCAGCATTCATGGCATTTGAAGAAAAAACAATCAGAGGCACATTAATTGGCTCTACAAAAGATATGGAACAAGTAATCAAAATTTGTGATGAGAATAATTTAGAGGTCATCACTCAAACATTTCCATTAGAAAAGGCAAATGAGGCGCTCAAAAAACTCAAAGATTCACAAATTGAAGCAAGAGGAGTTTTAATTCCTTAA
- a CDS encoding Lrp/AsnC ligand binding domain-containing protein — translation MEKAYMLISCEVGEEQSLCSQLKEIPEITNCIITYGSYDVVAEFVTDSPSQINEIITSKIRKLKKIRSTITLRVTN, via the coding sequence TTGGAAAAGGCATACATGCTAATTAGCTGTGAAGTTGGAGAAGAGCAGTCACTTTGCTCTCAACTAAAAGAAATTCCTGAAATTACAAATTGTATAATCACTTATGGAAGTTATGATGTTGTAGCTGAATTTGTCACTGATTCTCCGTCTCAAATTAATGAAATAATTACATCTAAAATAAGAAAACTAAAAAAAATTCGAAGTACTATCACTCTACGTGTAACAAATTAA